A genomic segment from Anomaloglossus baeobatrachus isolate aAnoBae1 unplaced genomic scaffold, aAnoBae1.hap1 Scaffold_177, whole genome shotgun sequence encodes:
- the LOC142260751 gene encoding zinc finger BED domain-containing protein 5-like encodes MRCYGLWSCQEDYKDEFLSITEDEEDKKRSNRLMTMNRVEKNIKKRKYTEDFLQYGFTSIITAGIEKPQCVICCEVLSAESMKPNKLKRHFDSKHPLFDSKDISYFRSKADGLKKSRFDTGGQYHKHNVAAVEASYLVALRIARAMKPHTIGEDLLLPAAKDIVRVIIGNEYVQKLNAISLSNDTVRRRIEDMSADILDQVIQEIKSAPLPIFSIQLDESTDVANCTQLLVYARYINDGDFKDEFLFCKPLETTTTAHDVFDAVGSFLKAHYISWEKVCGVCTDGAPAMLGCRSGFQRLVQNESPKAIGTHCMIHRQILATKTLPQDLQEVMKSVITCVNFVKSSALNSRLFCQLCNDLDAPNNALLFHTEVRWLSRGKVLKRVFELREELKTFFNQKARPQFEALFSGITELQKIAYLVDIFVILNDLNLSLQGPNATCLDLSEKMR; translated from the exons ATGCGATGTTATGGATTGTGGAGCTGCCAAGAagattataaagatgaatttctgaGCATTACTGAGGATGAAGAAGATAAGAAAAGAT caAACCGTCTCATGACAATGAATCGTGTAGAAAAGAATATTAAGAAAAGAAAATACACTGAGGATTTCTTGCAGTATGGTTTTACCTCAATAATTACAGCAGGAATTGAGAAACCACAATGTGTTATTTGTTGTGAAGTTCTCTCAGCTGAATCTATGAAGCCGAACAAACTAAAACGGCATTTTGATAGCAAGCATCCACTCTTTGATAGCAAGGATATCAGCTATTTTAGAAGCAAAGCTGATGGACTCAAGAAATCTAGATTTGACACTGGTGGCCAGTACCATAAACACAATGTAGCAGCTGTTGAAGCGTCATATTTGGTGGCACTCAGAATTGCCAGAGCTATGAAACCTCACACCATTGGTGAGGATTTACTGTTGCCAGCTGCAAAAGACATAGTTCGAGTGATAATTGGAAATGAATATGTTCAGAAATTGAATGCAATTTCCTTATCTAATGACACTGTCCGCAGAAGAATAGAGGACATGTCTGCTGATATTCTTGATCAGGTGATCCAGGAAATTAAATCTGCACCACTACCAATATTCAGTATCCAGCTTGACGAATCTACAGACGTGGCAAACTGTACACAGTTGTTGGTTTACGCAAGGTATATTAATGATGGCGACTTTAAAGATGAGTTTCTTTTTTGCAAACCGCTTGAAACAACAACAACTGCACATGATGTTTTTGATGCAGTTGGTTCTTTTCTAAAAGCGCATTACATCTCCTGGGAAAAGGTTTGCGGTGTATGCACAGATGGCGCTCCTGCTATGCTAGGATGTCGCTCAGGATTTCAGCGTTTGGTACAAAATGAATCGCCAAAAGCAATCGGAACACACTGTATGATACATCGCCAAATATTAGCGACTAAGACACTGCCGCAAGATTTACAAGAAGTAATGAAAAGCGTCATAACATGTGTCAATTTTGTTAAGTCGAGCGCCTTAAACAGTCGGCTGTTTTGCCAACTGTGCAACGATCTAGATGCGCCAAACAATGCTCTGTTATTTCACACTGAAGTCAGATGGTTGTCAAGAGGAAAAGTTTTAAAACGTGTCTTTGAGCTTCGTGAGGAACTGAAAACGTTTTTTAATCAGAAAGCAAGACCGCAATTCGAAGCACTTTTTAGCGGTA